From Bombyx mori chromosome 10, ASM3026992v2, a single genomic window includes:
- the LOC101740845 gene encoding esterase FE4, giving the protein MLRLVALLGLLSAVAARLRIDPLVDTQRGLIRGLRSENGKFSKFLGIPYALVDEDNPFGPSVPHPGFEETFEAYDDSVVCPQVTNNVGVGSLQCLNLNVYVSNTATSRNKRPVMVWIHGGGYTSGSGTERDYSFDDLVRHDVIVVSVSYRLGLYGFLCLDSPDFPGNQGMKDQVLALRWIKENIEAFGGDASKITLFGESAGGAAVELHLLTDQDKLFNQVIIQSGSAFFPGGIGQPRNRVPIEIASQLGFKTDNFLEAVKFLADQDPHLVVAASTSQSSTLRGGTLKPCRENKYDGVDSFLSDFPENLEARNIPAIYGVTNKEFLTLHAYVTPEDYEVTGIRTFLERAFNLTDNEMKDHVRHFYIGDETLTEEFFDEFIDFASDYYFNYAVQRSIKKSLADGNKEVYYYVFSYDGGRNAMKEYLGITAEGAAHADELGYLLAVDAVPGQHIAEEDQLIIDRITTLWANFAKYGNPTPEPTDLLPVVWSTVEGNKRPYLDIDTDLQLRSRPFHYRMAFWDLLYKLYGELERKN; this is encoded by the exons AAGTTTTTGGGCATACCGTACGCACTAGTCGACGAGGACAATCCTTTCGGG ccaTCAGTACCACACCCTGGTTTCGAAGAGACATTCGAAGCGTACGATGATTCCGTAGTTTGTCCTCAAGTTACTAATAACGTCGGAGTTGGTAGTCTCCAGTGTTTGAACCTGAACGTTTATGTCTCAAACACGGCTACATCGCGCAACAAGCGCCCCGTGATGGTTTGGATCCACGGAGGAGGATACACTAGCGGCAGCGGGACAGAGCGGGACTACTCCTTCGACGACCTGGTCCGACATGACGTCATCGTCGTATCGGTCAGCTACCGACTCGGACTCTATGGGTTCTTATGTTTGGACAGTCCTGATTTTCCCGGCAACCAGGGTATGAAGGATCAAGTTCTTGCTTTGAGATGGATTAAGGAAAATATCGAAGCGTTCGGCGGAGATGCCTCTAAAATAACCTTATTTGGAGAAAGTGCTGGCGGCGCCGCTGTCGAGCTACACCTACTGACCGACCAGGATAAGCTGTTCAATCAGGTGATCATTCAGAGTGGATCTGCTTTCTTTCCTGGGGGTATTGGGCAACCTAGAAACCGTGTTCCAATAGAAATAGCAAGCCAGCTGGGATTCAAAACTGACAACTTCTTAGAGGCGGTAAAGTTTCTGGCCGATCAAGACCCCCACCTGGTGGTTGCAGCCAGCACTTCTCAAAGCTCTACCTTAAGAGGCGGTACACTCAAACCTTGCAGAGAAAACAAATACGACGGAGTTGACAGTTTTCTTTCCGACTTTCCTGAAAATTTAGAGGCTAGAAACATTCCTGCTATTTATGGAGTAACCAATAAAGAATTTCTAACATTACATGCTTATGTGACCCCAGAAGACTACGAGGTGACAGGAATTCGAACTTTTCTGGAACGGGCTTTCAACTTGACTGATAACGAGATGAAAGACCACGTGAGACATTTCTACATCGGAGACGAGACGCTGACCGAGGAGTTTTTCGATGAGTTTATAGATTTTGCGTCGGACTATTACTTCAACTACGCCGTCCAACGGTCTATAAAGAAGTCATTGGCCGACGGTAACAAGGAGGTATATTACTACGTGTTCTCGTACGACGGAGGCAGGAATGCCATGAAGGAGTACCTCGGCATAACGGCGGAGGGCGCTGCGCACGCGGACGAGCTCGGCTACCTGCTGGCCGTGGATGCGGTCCCGGGACAACACATCGCCGAGGAGGACCAACTGATCATCGATAGGATCACTACTCTTTGGGCTAATTTTGCTAAATACGG CAACCCCACCCCTGAGCCGACGGACCTGCTGCCGGTCGTGTGGTCGACAGTAGAAGGTAACAAGCGGCCGTATCTGGACATCGATACCGACCTGCAGCTCAGAAGCAGGCCCTTCCACTACCGGATGGCCTTCTGGGATCTCTTGTATAAGCTCTATGGAGAATTGGAGCGCAAGAACTAA